Proteins from one Muntiacus reevesi chromosome X, mMunRee1.1, whole genome shotgun sequence genomic window:
- the CCNQ gene encoding cyclin-Q isoform X1 — translation MEAGGPGTCGGGAETRGSEGRLAPESRVHFRVTRFIMEAGVKLGMRSIPIATACTIYHKFFCEINLDAYDPYLVAMSSLYLAGKVEEQHLRTRDIINVSNRYFHPGSDPLELDSRFWEIRDSIVQCELLVLRVLRFQVSFQHPHKYLLHYLVSLKNWLNRYSWQRTPVSVTAWALLQDSYHGGLCLRFRAQHIAVAVIHLALQAYGVEVPAEAEAEKPWWQLIVPPRPGMRFHVFSEDLTKPTIDNIVSDLIQIYTMDTEIP, via the exons ATGGAGGCCGGCGGCCCCGGGACCTGCGGAGGAGGGGCTGAGACACGGGGCTCGGAGGGGCGGCTGGCACCTGAGTCGAGGGTACACTTCCGAGTGACAAGGTTCATCATGGAGGCAG GTGTCAAGCTAGGGATGCGGTCCATCCCCATTGCCACCGCCTGTACCATTTACCATAAGTTCTTCTGTGAGATCAACCTGGATGCCTACGACCCCTACTTGGTGGCCATGTCTTCTCTCTACTTGGCCGGCAAAGTGGAGGAACAGCACCTGCGCACACGTGACATCATCAACGTTTCCAACAG ATACTTCCACCCAGGCAGTGACCCTTTGGAGCTGGACTCGCGCTTCTGGGAGATCCGGGACAGCATCGTACAGTGTGAGCTGCTCGTGCTGCGGGTCCTGCGTTTCCAGGTCTCCTTCCAGCACCCGCACAAG TACCTGCTCCATTACCTGGTCTCGCTCAAGAACTGGCTGAACCGTTACAGCTGGCAGCGGACCCCTGTCTCCGTCACTGCCTGGGCCTTGCTACAGGACAGCTACCACGGGGGGCTATGCCTCCGCTTCCGAGCTCAGCACATAGCTGTGGCAGTAATCCACCTGGCCCTGCAAGCCTATGGGGTCGAAGTGCCTGCTGAGGCCGAGGCCGAGAAGCCATGGTGGCAG CTCATTGTCCCTCCTCGTCCTGGAATGAGATTCCAT gTGTTTAGTGAAGACCTTACCAAGCCAACCATTGATAACATTGTGTCTGATCTCATTCAGATTTATACCATGGACACAGAGATCCCCTAG
- the CCNQ gene encoding cyclin-Q isoform X2 — protein sequence MEAGGPGTCGGGAETRGSEGRLAPESRVHFRVTRFIMEAGVKLGMRSIPIATACTIYHKFFCEINLDAYDPYLVAMSSLYLAGKVEEQHLRTRDIINVSNRYFHPGSDPLELDSRFWEIRDSIVQCELLVLRVLRFQVSFQHPHKYLLHYLVSLKNWLNRYSWQRTPVSVTAWALLQDSYHGGLCLRFRAQHIAVAVIHLALQAYGVEVPAEAEAEKPWWQVFSEDLTKPTIDNIVSDLIQIYTMDTEIP from the exons ATGGAGGCCGGCGGCCCCGGGACCTGCGGAGGAGGGGCTGAGACACGGGGCTCGGAGGGGCGGCTGGCACCTGAGTCGAGGGTACACTTCCGAGTGACAAGGTTCATCATGGAGGCAG GTGTCAAGCTAGGGATGCGGTCCATCCCCATTGCCACCGCCTGTACCATTTACCATAAGTTCTTCTGTGAGATCAACCTGGATGCCTACGACCCCTACTTGGTGGCCATGTCTTCTCTCTACTTGGCCGGCAAAGTGGAGGAACAGCACCTGCGCACACGTGACATCATCAACGTTTCCAACAG ATACTTCCACCCAGGCAGTGACCCTTTGGAGCTGGACTCGCGCTTCTGGGAGATCCGGGACAGCATCGTACAGTGTGAGCTGCTCGTGCTGCGGGTCCTGCGTTTCCAGGTCTCCTTCCAGCACCCGCACAAG TACCTGCTCCATTACCTGGTCTCGCTCAAGAACTGGCTGAACCGTTACAGCTGGCAGCGGACCCCTGTCTCCGTCACTGCCTGGGCCTTGCTACAGGACAGCTACCACGGGGGGCTATGCCTCCGCTTCCGAGCTCAGCACATAGCTGTGGCAGTAATCCACCTGGCCCTGCAAGCCTATGGGGTCGAAGTGCCTGCTGAGGCCGAGGCCGAGAAGCCATGGTGGCAG gTGTTTAGTGAAGACCTTACCAAGCCAACCATTGATAACATTGTGTCTGATCTCATTCAGATTTATACCATGGACACAGAGATCCCCTAG
- the CCNQ gene encoding cyclin-Q isoform X3 — protein MRSIPIATACTIYHKFFCEINLDAYDPYLVAMSSLYLAGKVEEQHLRTRDIINVSNSHVVSLFRYFHPGSDPLELDSRFWEIRDSIVQCELLVLRVLRFQVSFQHPHKYLLHYLVSLKNWLNRYSWQRTPVSVTAWALLQDSYHGGLCLRFRAQHIAVAVIHLALQAYGVEVPAEAEAEKPWWQLIVPPRPGMRFHVFSEDLTKPTIDNIVSDLIQIYTMDTEIP, from the exons ATGCGGTCCATCCCCATTGCCACCGCCTGTACCATTTACCATAAGTTCTTCTGTGAGATCAACCTGGATGCCTACGACCCCTACTTGGTGGCCATGTCTTCTCTCTACTTGGCCGGCAAAGTGGAGGAACAGCACCTGCGCACACGTGACATCATCAACGTTTCCAACAG CCATGTTGTTTCTCTGTTCAGATACTTCCACCCAGGCAGTGACCCTTTGGAGCTGGACTCGCGCTTCTGGGAGATCCGGGACAGCATCGTACAGTGTGAGCTGCTCGTGCTGCGGGTCCTGCGTTTCCAGGTCTCCTTCCAGCACCCGCACAAG TACCTGCTCCATTACCTGGTCTCGCTCAAGAACTGGCTGAACCGTTACAGCTGGCAGCGGACCCCTGTCTCCGTCACTGCCTGGGCCTTGCTACAGGACAGCTACCACGGGGGGCTATGCCTCCGCTTCCGAGCTCAGCACATAGCTGTGGCAGTAATCCACCTGGCCCTGCAAGCCTATGGGGTCGAAGTGCCTGCTGAGGCCGAGGCCGAGAAGCCATGGTGGCAG CTCATTGTCCCTCCTCGTCCTGGAATGAGATTCCAT gTGTTTAGTGAAGACCTTACCAAGCCAACCATTGATAACATTGTGTCTGATCTCATTCAGATTTATACCATGGACACAGAGATCCCCTAG